Proteins encoded by one window of Actinocorallia herbida:
- a CDS encoding AMP-binding protein, producing the protein MDSLWTALLGARRSTVHCWTGHGFAAATWAEVGADARRTAAGLRGLGVRPGTTVAAIMTNTPAAVRGVLAIWLAGGAVASLPVPARGMGVDEYLAQIAAICRSAGARLLLTDGALLQALPEGALGGIACREWESIGEGPAIEACPPGEDEPAFIQYSSGSTGTPKGCVLTPRAIAAQLELIRDMSDADPARERVVSWLPLSHDMGMFGCTLFPWFFDMPLVMSTPERFMFGGRSWFADLAEFGGTMTAGTNTALFLAARAQHGRPLNHRLEVRTAIIGAERVERAALLAASAAFDGLPLESFMPAYGMAEATLAVSASTPRTTPRFTSVDGFELAHGRVSHVSPDAPEATWLVGCGPPCKDVGISSTVPSGVGELVVKSPSLALGYQGDPELTAARFTSAGFRTGDLGFLHDGEVFPVGRLDEVISFGGRNVSTREAEREIEAMDLVHRGCAAVLDLGSEGPAGRLVLVAELSRAGAAPSEVADTAREAARIASARCGLVLDACVFLRRGSLPKTPSGKVQRHRARRLLLAEALPAIATVPLAT; encoded by the coding sequence ATGGATTCGCTCTGGACGGCGCTGCTGGGCGCCCGGCGAAGCACTGTCCACTGCTGGACCGGGCACGGGTTCGCCGCCGCCACCTGGGCGGAGGTCGGCGCCGACGCCCGCCGCACGGCCGCGGGACTGCGCGGCCTCGGCGTCAGGCCGGGCACGACCGTCGCGGCGATCATGACCAACACCCCGGCGGCGGTGCGCGGTGTCCTCGCCATCTGGCTGGCGGGCGGCGCGGTCGCGTCGCTGCCCGTCCCGGCCCGGGGCATGGGCGTCGACGAGTACCTCGCGCAGATCGCGGCGATCTGCCGTTCGGCCGGGGCCCGGCTGCTGCTCACCGACGGCGCGCTGCTCCAGGCGCTGCCCGAGGGGGCGCTCGGCGGGATCGCCTGCCGGGAGTGGGAGTCGATCGGGGAAGGTCCCGCGATCGAGGCGTGCCCGCCCGGCGAGGACGAGCCCGCGTTCATCCAGTACTCCTCCGGCAGCACGGGCACGCCCAAAGGCTGCGTCCTCACTCCCCGCGCGATCGCGGCGCAGCTCGAGCTGATCCGCGACATGAGCGACGCCGACCCGGCCCGGGAGCGCGTGGTGTCGTGGCTGCCGCTCTCCCACGACATGGGGATGTTCGGCTGCACGCTGTTCCCCTGGTTCTTCGACATGCCGCTGGTCATGTCGACGCCCGAGCGCTTCATGTTCGGCGGGCGCTCCTGGTTCGCCGACCTCGCGGAGTTCGGCGGCACGATGACCGCGGGCACCAACACCGCCCTGTTCCTCGCGGCGCGGGCGCAGCACGGCAGGCCGCTGAATCACCGCCTCGAGGTGCGGACCGCGATCATCGGCGCCGAGCGGGTGGAGCGGGCGGCGCTGCTCGCGGCCTCGGCGGCCTTCGACGGGCTCCCCCTGGAGTCGTTCATGCCCGCTTACGGCATGGCCGAGGCGACGCTCGCGGTGTCGGCGTCCACCCCGCGGACGACGCCCCGGTTCACCTCGGTGGACGGCTTCGAACTGGCGCACGGCCGGGTGTCGCACGTCAGCCCCGACGCGCCGGAGGCGACCTGGCTCGTCGGCTGCGGACCGCCGTGCAAGGACGTCGGGATCTCCTCCACCGTTCCTTCGGGGGTGGGCGAACTCGTCGTGAAGTCGCCGAGCCTCGCGCTCGGCTACCAGGGCGATCCCGAGCTCACGGCGGCCCGTTTCACCTCGGCGGGCTTCCGCACCGGAGACCTCGGCTTCCTGCACGACGGCGAGGTCTTCCCCGTCGGGCGCCTGGACGAGGTGATCTCCTTCGGCGGCCGGAACGTCAGCACCCGCGAGGCCGAGCGGGAGATCGAGGCGATGGACCTGGTCCACCGGGGCTGCGCCGCCGTCCTCGACCTCGGCTCGGAAGGCCCCGCGGGCCGCCTCGTGCTCGTCGCCGAGCTCAGCAGGGCCGGCGCCGCCCCGTCCGAGGTCGCGGACACCGCCCGCGAGGCGGCCCGGATCGCCTCGGCGCGCTGCGGCCTCGTCCTGGACGCCTGCGTGTTCCTGCGGCGCGGCTCGCTTCCCAAGACACCGAGCGGCAAGGTCCAGCGTCACCGGGCCCGCCGGCTCCTGCTGGCGGAGGCCCTCCCGGCCATCGCCACGGTGCCCCTCGCAACCTGA
- a CDS encoding acyl-CoA desaturase: MDGRQHRLFILAVSLVPLLGVAVAMVLLWNRAFGVSDVVSLVVMYAIGGIGISTGFHRMLSHRSFKSGRAVQDVLAVAGTIAGQGPAIIWAAHHRRHHRVADRDGDPHSPYAGGEGSRRAILKGLWHAHLGWLFDEELTSDPVRYCPDLVRDRHLRWISEHFVGIVVAGLAAPALIGFAVSGGEPMAALTGFVWGGLVRLFLLSHFTYAVNSLGHFHGRRRFSTPDESRNIGWLAVPSFGDSWHNNHHAFPRAAGHGMRWYEIDPSAWLIKGLAALGLVWDVIEIDKDRQDQRAAGLARIGGGRHARNEPPVPLAEMPRRGRRPAADAADIE; the protein is encoded by the coding sequence GTGGACGGAAGGCAGCACCGCCTGTTCATCCTTGCCGTGAGCCTCGTGCCGTTGCTCGGCGTCGCCGTCGCGATGGTGCTGCTGTGGAACCGGGCGTTCGGCGTGAGCGACGTCGTCAGCCTCGTGGTGATGTACGCGATCGGCGGCATCGGGATCAGCACCGGGTTCCACCGGATGCTGTCGCACCGGTCGTTCAAGAGCGGCCGGGCCGTCCAGGACGTGCTCGCGGTGGCCGGGACGATCGCGGGACAGGGTCCGGCGATCATCTGGGCCGCCCACCACCGCCGCCATCACCGCGTCGCCGACCGGGACGGCGACCCGCACAGCCCCTACGCGGGCGGCGAGGGCAGCCGCCGCGCGATCCTGAAGGGCCTGTGGCACGCCCATCTGGGCTGGCTGTTCGACGAGGAGCTGACCTCCGACCCCGTCCGGTACTGCCCCGACCTCGTCCGCGACCGGCACCTGCGCTGGATCAGCGAGCACTTCGTCGGCATCGTCGTCGCGGGCCTCGCGGCCCCCGCCCTCATCGGCTTCGCGGTGAGCGGGGGCGAGCCGATGGCGGCGCTCACCGGGTTCGTGTGGGGCGGCCTCGTCCGGCTGTTCCTGCTGAGCCACTTCACCTACGCCGTCAACTCGCTCGGCCACTTCCACGGCCGCCGCCGCTTCAGCACGCCCGACGAGTCGCGCAACATCGGCTGGCTCGCCGTGCCGTCGTTCGGCGACTCCTGGCACAACAACCACCACGCCTTCCCGCGCGCCGCAGGGCACGGGATGCGCTGGTACGAGATCGACCCGAGCGCCTGGCTCATCAAGGGCCTGGCGGCGCTCGGCCTGGTGTGGGACGTCATCGAGATCGACAAGGACCGCCAGGACCAGCGCGCGGCCGGGCTGGCGAGGATCGGCGGCGGCAGGCACGCGCGCAACGAGCCGCCGGTACCGCTCGCGGAGATGCCCCGCCGGGGCCGCAGGCCCGCCGCGGACGCGGCAGACATCGAATAG
- a CDS encoding MFS transporter: protein MRRSALIPLTAAGAAFLAMFDATVVNLAIPDLAVDHPAAETADLTWVITLYAVCLAALLAPAGRLADLLGARTVFVAGTAVFTAASVGCALAPELAVLFAGRAVQGAGAAAMLPASLAILLRNTPPERRAGAIGLWGASSAIAAAVGPSGGGLLVEAWDWHALFLINLPLGLLLILGVLAASPADARGKGRWPDFTGTALLGVGVGGLVLGLTLGQEWGWGSARTAAVLAVGVASTGLALWRSSRHPVPAIETGLWRNPWYAWTNLATFLYGTALFPWLFVGILYLTDVWGYTGLEAGLAQSPGAVTASVTALLSGRFISRYGPRPAIIGGALIMVATVVWIRLALTPEPEFLAFWLPSGLFVGIGMGALATGVASSAALAVAPERFAGAVGLNTAARQIGGALGVAAIAVILPAGTSAAHGDYLNVYLFCGAAAFATAVAGAALYALRPAPAPSVSPA from the coding sequence ATGAGGCGTTCGGCCCTGATCCCCCTGACGGCCGCGGGCGCGGCGTTCCTCGCGATGTTCGACGCGACCGTCGTCAACCTCGCGATCCCCGACCTCGCCGTCGACCACCCCGCCGCCGAGACCGCCGACCTCACCTGGGTCATCACCCTCTACGCGGTGTGCCTCGCGGCGCTGCTCGCCCCGGCCGGCCGCCTCGCCGACCTCCTCGGCGCCCGTACCGTCTTCGTCGCCGGGACCGCGGTCTTCACCGCGGCGTCCGTCGGGTGCGCGCTCGCCCCCGAGCTCGCCGTGCTGTTCGCGGGCCGGGCCGTCCAGGGCGCGGGCGCGGCGGCGATGCTGCCGGCCTCGCTGGCGATCCTGCTGCGCAACACCCCGCCGGAGCGACGGGCCGGGGCCATCGGCCTGTGGGGCGCCTCGAGCGCGATCGCGGCGGCCGTCGGGCCCAGTGGCGGCGGGCTCCTGGTCGAGGCGTGGGACTGGCACGCGCTGTTCCTCATCAACCTCCCGCTCGGCCTGCTGCTGATCCTCGGCGTCCTGGCCGCCTCGCCCGCGGACGCGCGCGGCAAGGGTCGCTGGCCGGACTTCACGGGAACGGCCCTGCTCGGCGTCGGCGTCGGCGGCCTCGTCCTCGGCCTGACCCTCGGCCAGGAGTGGGGCTGGGGCTCCGCGCGCACGGCCGCGGTCCTCGCCGTCGGCGTCGCCTCGACCGGTCTCGCCCTGTGGCGCTCGTCCCGGCACCCCGTCCCGGCCATCGAGACGGGCCTGTGGCGCAACCCCTGGTACGCCTGGACGAACCTCGCGACGTTCCTCTACGGGACGGCGCTCTTCCCGTGGCTGTTCGTCGGGATCCTCTACCTCACCGACGTCTGGGGCTACACCGGCCTGGAGGCCGGCCTCGCGCAGAGCCCCGGCGCGGTGACCGCGTCGGTGACGGCGCTGCTGTCGGGGCGGTTCATCAGCCGGTACGGGCCCCGGCCCGCGATCATCGGCGGTGCGCTGATCATGGTGGCGACCGTCGTCTGGATCCGGCTGGCGCTCACCCCCGAACCGGAGTTCCTGGCGTTCTGGCTGCCGAGCGGCCTGTTCGTCGGCATCGGCATGGGCGCACTGGCGACGGGGGTGGCGAGCTCGGCCGCGCTCGCGGTGGCGCCCGAGCGGTTCGCCGGCGCCGTCGGCCTGAACACCGCGGCACGGCAGATCGGCGGCGCGCTCGGCGTCGCGGCCATCGCGGTGATCCTCCCGGCCGGGACCTCCGCCGCGCACGGCGACTACCTGAACGTCTACCTGTTCTGCGGCGCGGCCGCCTTCGCGACCGCGGTCGCCGGGGCCGCTCTCTACGCGCTGCGCCCCGCTCCCGCCCCGTCCGTATCGCCCGCCTGA
- a CDS encoding aspartate aminotransferase family protein, producing MVTPRGSVFRTMRRHLPPALALAYQAAGQGAHEETARGATVRLSDGREVVDFGSYGVAFLGHGEPRIVEAVAAQLRAMPAATRALASPPVVAFAAELQRRCGPGLDRVWLGSDGADAVEAAVKLARRATGRLRVLAVHGAFHGKTLGALALTHAPVYREGLEPLLCHVTHIDPGDPEAVAREVAQGDVAALIVEPVQGEGGVRPLDPETVARWAADARAASAFVISDEIQTGLYRCGPFAVAVDRGWQPDAVLFGKALGGGVMPLSALVATAELYDPLIDEAAWHSSTFGGNPLACAAGLAALTVADELADRGARLGAELGAALTAVASAHPGVVTEVRGMGLLWGLDLRPDVADTVLAALPQHGLLVSRCLSAPHTLRLLPPLATTDAEASLALAALDAALTEAGAP from the coding sequence ATGGTCACGCCGCGCGGCTCCGTCTTCCGCACGATGCGCCGCCATCTGCCGCCCGCTCTCGCCCTCGCCTACCAGGCGGCCGGGCAGGGCGCCCACGAGGAGACCGCCAGGGGGGCTACCGTCCGGCTGTCGGACGGCCGCGAGGTCGTCGACTTCGGCTCCTACGGCGTGGCGTTCCTCGGCCACGGGGAACCCCGGATCGTCGAGGCGGTCGCCGCGCAGCTCCGCGCGATGCCCGCGGCGACCCGCGCGCTCGCCAGCCCTCCGGTCGTCGCCTTCGCCGCGGAGCTCCAGCGCCGCTGCGGACCCGGCCTGGACCGGGTGTGGCTGGGCAGCGACGGCGCGGACGCCGTCGAGGCCGCGGTGAAGCTCGCCCGCCGGGCCACCGGACGGCTCCGGGTGCTCGCCGTGCACGGCGCCTTCCACGGGAAGACGCTCGGCGCCCTCGCCCTCACGCACGCGCCCGTCTACCGGGAGGGCCTCGAACCGCTGCTCTGCCACGTCACCCATATCGACCCCGGCGACCCGGAGGCCGTCGCACGCGAGGTCGCCCAGGGCGACGTCGCCGCGCTGATCGTTGAACCGGTCCAGGGGGAGGGCGGCGTCCGGCCGCTGGACCCCGAGACCGTCGCCCGCTGGGCGGCCGACGCCCGCGCGGCCTCCGCGTTCGTGATCAGCGACGAGATCCAGACGGGCCTCTACCGGTGCGGCCCCTTCGCGGTCGCGGTGGACCGCGGCTGGCAGCCCGACGCCGTGCTCTTCGGCAAGGCCCTGGGCGGCGGGGTGATGCCGCTGTCGGCACTGGTCGCCACGGCCGAGCTGTACGACCCGCTCATCGACGAGGCGGCCTGGCACTCCTCGACGTTCGGCGGGAACCCCCTGGCGTGCGCGGCGGGCCTGGCCGCCCTCACGGTCGCCGACGAGCTCGCCGACCGCGGTGCCCGCCTCGGCGCGGAACTCGGCGCCGCCCTCACCGCGGTGGCCTCGGCCCATCCCGGCGTCGTCACCGAGGTGCGGGGCATGGGCCTGCTGTGGGGCCTCGACCTGCGCCCGGACGTCGCCGACACGGTGCTCGCCGCGCTCCCGCAGCACGGCCTGCTCGTGTCGCGCTGCCTGAGCGCCCCGCACACCCTGCGGCTGCTGCCGCCCCTGGCCACCACCGACGCCGAGGCGTCCCTGGCGCTCGCCGCGCTGGACGCCGCGCTCACCGAGGCGGGTGCCCCATGA
- a CDS encoding AMP-binding protein, which yields MPPTDGPGLAGLVARLAELPDAAVHHLEGTTLVRRPYPEVHRDVVGVRDGLSAVGVKAGTRVGLWGANSYQWLVHELALLDLGCVTVTLPVAELAGHDPAALAERFGLELLIADEARYGDAARPSWMVPMGGTEKAEPRDAADPLDPGVFSIVFSSGTTGTVKAIQIDRRATEDCLAEFGRHHAFRPDDSILVCLPLSTFQQRIMYYCAFWYGFDAVVVEPSPLMFAVLKQARPTIMGGPPAFYELVESRFAALPAPVRSTLRGAARAAGALPAPLRRAVRRRLFAKAHEAYGGRMRLMLSGSAPLRRSTAELFGLAELPLFQLYGLTESGFIAWNRPDANRIGSVGRPVFPGSVSIADDGEVLVRWPRPQSPGYLGEPPEVQRAAYLEDGTVATGDLGRLDDDGFLYLTGRKKDLIITRAGHKIAPAPLEQRILADADVAQAVLVGGGDLAYVGAVVALRPHAGDSAVARVRAAVAEVNRDVPEAGRILRVLFTRDDFTRENGLMTTTLKIDRAAVARRYRAALDAGELWYP from the coding sequence ATGCCGCCGACTGACGGACCGGGGCTCGCCGGCCTCGTCGCCCGCCTCGCCGAACTGCCCGACGCCGCGGTGCACCATCTGGAGGGCACGACCCTCGTCCGCCGTCCCTACCCGGAGGTCCACCGCGACGTCGTCGGCGTCCGGGACGGCCTGTCGGCGGTCGGCGTCAAGGCGGGGACGCGGGTCGGCCTGTGGGGCGCGAACTCCTATCAGTGGCTCGTCCACGAACTCGCGCTGCTGGACCTCGGCTGCGTGACCGTCACCCTGCCGGTCGCGGAGCTCGCCGGGCACGACCCCGCGGCGCTCGCCGAGCGGTTCGGCCTGGAACTGCTCATCGCCGACGAGGCCCGGTACGGCGACGCCGCCCGTCCGTCCTGGATGGTCCCGATGGGCGGGACGGAGAAGGCCGAGCCGCGCGACGCGGCGGACCCGCTGGATCCCGGCGTGTTCTCCATCGTCTTCTCCTCGGGCACGACCGGGACGGTCAAGGCGATTCAGATCGACCGGCGCGCGACCGAGGACTGCCTCGCCGAGTTCGGCCGCCACCACGCGTTCCGGCCGGACGACAGCATCCTGGTCTGCCTGCCGCTGTCGACGTTCCAGCAGCGGATCATGTACTACTGCGCGTTCTGGTACGGCTTCGACGCGGTCGTGGTGGAGCCGTCGCCGCTGATGTTCGCGGTGCTGAAGCAGGCACGGCCCACCATCATGGGCGGCCCGCCCGCCTTCTACGAGCTGGTGGAGAGCAGGTTCGCGGCGCTCCCCGCGCCCGTCCGGAGCACGCTCCGGGGGGCCGCGCGGGCGGCGGGCGCGCTGCCGGCCCCGCTGCGCCGCGCGGTGCGGCGCAGGCTGTTCGCCAAGGCGCACGAGGCCTACGGCGGCCGGATGCGGCTGATGCTGAGCGGATCGGCACCGCTGCGCCGCTCCACGGCCGAGCTGTTCGGGCTCGCCGAGCTGCCGCTCTTCCAGCTCTACGGCCTCACCGAGTCCGGCTTCATCGCCTGGAACCGCCCGGACGCCAACCGGATCGGCTCGGTCGGCCGCCCGGTGTTCCCCGGTTCGGTCTCGATCGCCGACGACGGCGAGGTCCTGGTCCGCTGGCCGCGCCCGCAGTCACCCGGCTACCTGGGCGAGCCGCCCGAGGTCCAGCGCGCCGCCTACCTGGAGGACGGGACGGTCGCCACAGGCGATCTCGGCCGCCTCGACGACGACGGGTTCCTGTATCTCACCGGCCGCAAGAAGGACCTCATCATCACCCGCGCCGGACACAAGATCGCTCCGGCACCGCTGGAGCAGCGGATCCTCGCGGACGCCGACGTCGCCCAGGCGGTCCTCGTCGGAGGCGGCGACCTCGCCTACGTCGGGGCGGTGGTCGCGCTGCGGCCGCACGCCGGGGACTCCGCGGTCGCCCGGGTCCGGGCCGCCGTCGCCGAGGTCAACCGGGACGTCCCGGAGGCGGGGCGGATCCTGCGGGTCCTGTTCACGCGGGACGACTTCACGAGGGAGAACGGGCTGATGACCACGACGTTGAAGATCGACCGGGCGGCGGTGGCGCGACGCTACCGCGCGGCCCTCGACGCAGGGGAGCTCTGGTACCCGTGA
- a CDS encoding acyl carrier protein, with protein MRLFRRRDVRRSVTSLIGQIRPGLPAAALTGGALLREDLGLDSLATVGLAVRLHDELGVDLAALAERAASVLTVDDLVTVLEELTHAAD; from the coding sequence GTGAGGCTCTTTCGCAGACGTGACGTACGGCGCAGCGTGACGTCGCTGATCGGTCAGATCCGCCCGGGGCTTCCAGCGGCCGCGCTGACGGGCGGCGCGCTCCTGCGCGAGGACCTCGGCCTCGACTCCCTCGCGACGGTCGGCCTCGCGGTGCGGCTGCACGACGAGCTGGGCGTGGACCTCGCGGCCCTCGCCGAACGCGCGGCCTCCGTGCTCACCGTCGACGACCTCGTCACCGTGCTGGAGGAACTGACCCATGCCGCCGACTGA
- a CDS encoding alpha/beta hydrolase, which translates to MSAVLPAGLDPGLRAVLRLIGDAPLGGADFDPLRARAAFRALTVAGRPPSALVPVGGVEEVTVPGPSGALACRVYRPEGRGPFPTVVFLHGGGFVLGDLDTHEGHCRRLCAQARAVVLSVGYRRAPEHPFPAAFLDARAAVRWAAAEIGTLGGAGGTLAVAGDSAGGNLAAALAQDCRDRGGPVLGGQLLVYPAIDLTFSDGYPSRFEFGEGLLLTLDAMAWFRECYLGADPGTSPWASPIRGDLRALPPAIVVTAEFDPLRDEGEAYAAALRAAGVPVECLRFAGLIHGSFELPLVSPACAEAAHTAFAAFGRLLRGEAAP; encoded by the coding sequence GTGAGCGCCGTGCTGCCCGCCGGGCTCGACCCGGGACTGCGCGCCGTGCTCCGGCTCATCGGCGACGCGCCGCTGGGCGGCGCCGACTTCGACCCCCTCCGGGCCAGGGCGGCCTTCCGGGCTCTCACCGTCGCGGGGCGGCCGCCTTCGGCGCTCGTGCCGGTCGGCGGGGTCGAGGAGGTGACGGTCCCCGGACCGTCCGGCGCCCTCGCCTGCCGCGTGTACCGGCCGGAGGGGCGGGGACCGTTCCCGACCGTGGTGTTCCTGCACGGGGGCGGCTTCGTCCTCGGCGACCTCGACACCCACGAGGGCCACTGCCGGAGGCTGTGCGCGCAGGCGCGGGCCGTCGTCCTGTCGGTCGGCTACCGGCGCGCGCCCGAGCACCCCTTCCCCGCGGCGTTCCTGGACGCCCGCGCGGCGGTCCGCTGGGCCGCTGCGGAGATCGGGACGCTCGGCGGCGCGGGCGGGACACTGGCGGTCGCGGGCGACAGCGCGGGCGGCAACCTCGCCGCCGCGCTCGCCCAGGACTGCCGGGACCGGGGAGGGCCCGTCCTCGGCGGCCAGCTCCTGGTCTACCCGGCGATCGACCTCACCTTCTCGGACGGCTACCCCTCGCGCTTCGAGTTCGGCGAAGGACTGCTGCTCACCCTGGACGCCATGGCCTGGTTCCGGGAGTGCTACCTGGGGGCCGATCCGGGGACCTCTCCCTGGGCGTCCCCGATCAGGGGGGACCTACGCGCGCTGCCTCCGGCCATCGTCGTCACCGCGGAGTTCGATCCGCTGCGAGACGAGGGGGAGGCCTACGCGGCGGCCCTGCGGGCCGCGGGCGTGCCCGTGGAGTGCCTGCGGTTCGCCGGCCTCATCCACGGATCGTTCGAGCTGCCGCTGGTGTCGCCCGCCTGCGCGGAGGCCGCGCACACCGCCTTCGCCGCCTTCGGCCGGCTCCTGCGCGGGGAGGCCGCCCCGTGA
- a CDS encoding ferritin-like domain-containing protein — protein sequence MDASNAPTPAGLAELAGTWAVPVGGDALFTWDYDQRSDRLINLYAKGKQRQWDADTRLDWSREVDPGDPLGMPDELIWIADSELWDRLPETERQVVRRHTAGWMYSQFLHGEQGALVCAAQVVRMVPGIDAKFYASTQVMDEARHVEAYDRYLREKIGVRYPITSSLQGLLDTIVRDPRWDFTYLGMQVLLEGLALASFSIQRDLMTDPLAKAFNAYVLEDEARHVAFGQIALREHYRDLTEAERREREEFALEACYVLNERYVGNELWHSLDYGAQECIEITKRSAALRVFRYRLFSRVVPALRSIHLFGPRMQEGLGSLGLLRFAREDQNTMIEADERIAREIELLELARRRAEIDGAVALGEEAR from the coding sequence ATGGACGCCAGCAACGCCCCGACGCCGGCCGGCCTCGCCGAGCTCGCCGGCACATGGGCCGTCCCGGTGGGCGGCGATGCGCTGTTCACCTGGGACTACGACCAACGGTCCGACCGGCTGATCAACCTCTACGCCAAGGGCAAGCAGCGCCAGTGGGACGCCGACACGCGGCTGGACTGGAGCCGGGAGGTGGACCCGGGCGACCCCCTGGGGATGCCCGACGAGCTGATCTGGATCGCCGACTCCGAGCTGTGGGACCGGCTGCCGGAGACCGAGCGGCAGGTGGTCAGACGGCACACCGCGGGATGGATGTACTCCCAGTTCCTGCACGGCGAGCAGGGCGCCCTGGTGTGCGCCGCCCAGGTCGTGCGGATGGTGCCCGGCATCGACGCCAAGTTCTACGCCTCGACCCAGGTGATGGACGAGGCGCGGCACGTGGAGGCCTACGACCGCTACCTGCGCGAGAAGATCGGCGTCCGGTACCCGATCACCTCGTCGTTGCAGGGCCTGCTGGACACGATCGTGCGCGATCCGCGGTGGGACTTCACCTACCTGGGCATGCAGGTGCTGCTGGAGGGCCTGGCACTGGCGTCCTTCAGCATCCAGCGCGATCTGATGACCGATCCGCTGGCCAAGGCGTTCAACGCCTATGTGCTGGAGGACGAGGCCCGGCACGTCGCGTTCGGCCAGATCGCGCTGCGCGAGCACTACCGCGATCTGACCGAGGCCGAGCGGCGCGAGCGCGAGGAGTTCGCACTGGAGGCCTGCTACGTCCTGAACGAGCGGTATGTGGGCAACGAGCTCTGGCACTCGCTGGACTACGGCGCGCAGGAGTGCATCGAGATCACCAAGAGGTCGGCCGCGCTGCGCGTGTTCCGCTACCGCCTGTTCTCCCGGGTCGTGCCGGCGCTGCGCTCCATCCACCTTTTCGGGCCACGGATGCAGGAGGGGCTCGGCAGCCTTGGGCTGCTGCGGTTCGCCAGAGAGGACCAGAACACGATGATCGAGGCCGACGAGCGGATCGCCCGCGAGATCGAACTGCTGGAGCTGGCCCGGCGGCGCGCCGAGATCGACGGCGCCGTCGCGCTCGGCGAGGAGGCCCGGTGA
- a CDS encoding acyl carrier protein, whose amino-acid sequence MIVLEEVLDMVRKKLRNKLPADYEITGESDLDELGLSSLQVADIIFALEDKYEFEFDLAKALGIVSIKDVVAAANEAIAEYHGVSADGQV is encoded by the coding sequence TTGATCGTTCTCGAAGAAGTCCTGGACATGGTCCGAAAGAAGTTGCGCAATAAACTTCCGGCCGATTATGAGATCACCGGTGAAAGCGACCTCGACGAGCTCGGCCTGTCCAGTCTCCAGGTCGCCGACATCATTTTCGCGCTGGAGGACAAGTACGAGTTCGAATTCGACCTGGCCAAGGCGCTCGGCATCGTGTCGATCAAGGACGTCGTCGCGGCGGCCAACGAGGCGATCGCCGAGTACCACGGCGTGTCCGCGGACGGGCAGGTCTGA